Sequence from the Corallococcus sp. EGB genome:
ACCCCAGCGCGGACTCGGCGCGCTCCCCGTCCGCGACCCAGGAGTAATGCATGTAGTCGAGCAGGGCCACCGGCAACGTGCTCGCCCCTACCGCCCCGAGCGCGCGAAGTGCAGCACGAAACAACGGCCCCGGCAGGGGGAGGGGTCGTGCGCCCGCCTGGCGGATGAGCCCCGACAGTGGCAGCACCCCGCGCCCGACGATGTTGAAGTCCCCGGCGGCCTCCGCCCGCAGGGCCAGGTGCAGCGCCCGGCCCGCGTCCTCTTCATGCACCGCCTGCCAGAGCGGGTCGAATCCCAGGAGCGTGGGCACGACCGCGTGCGACAGCAACCGCGTCGCCGGATTGTCCAGGCTGGGGCCGAGCAGGGGCGCGAACCGCAGCACCAGCGTGCGCGTGTCCGGGTGCCGCTCGCGGAACGCGCGCACCTGGCCCTCCACCTCCACCTTGTCGTTGACGAACCGGCTGTTGGGACAGCCGAACAGCGGCGAGCCCTCACGCAGGAGCGCCGGGTTGTTGCCCCGCGCGCCGTACGTCACGGTCAGCGACGGCACCACCAGCCTCGGCAGACGGGCGCGGCCCACCGCCGTCAGCACGTTCATGGTGCCAATCACTTCCAGCTCGTGCGCCAGCGGGCCGTTGAGGATGGGCCCGAAGAGGAACGCCAGGTGGAAGAGGGCGTCCACGGGGCGCTCGGTGAGCGCGTCCGTCAGTTCCCCTTCCGCGTCGTAGCGGGTGAGGTCCACGCGGTGGAACTCCCCCTTGCTCATCCCCTGGGGCTCCTTCGTGTCCAGCACGAGGATGCTCTCCACGCCGGGATCGGCTTCCAGCCTCGGCAGCAGCAGCTTGCCGTAGTCGCCATTGGCGCCTGTCACCGCGATGCGCATCGGGCCCTTGCCTGCTTGGATCACTTCCATTCGCAGGGGCGGGTGTTAGCCCAGCCGTCCAGGAATGTCAGCCGAGCGCGCCCTTGATGTTCTGGACAACGTCATCCAGGTGGCGGAGGGTGGCTGATCGCCATGTCCCGAATCGCGCGCCTGAGCGACGTGCTCATCAACAAGATCGCCGCCGGCGAGGTGGTGGAGCGCCCCGCCTCCGTGGTGAAGGAGCTGTGCGAGAACTCGCTCGACGCGGGCGCGCGCACCGTGCGCGTGGAGCTGGAGGGCGGCGGGGTGGGCCGCATCACCATCTCCGACGACGGCCACGGCATGAGCCGCGAGGACGCCACGCTCAGCCTGGAGCGCCACGCCACCAGCAAGCTGCGCGAGCTGGACGACCTCTTCCACATCGACTCCATGGGGTTCCGGGGGGAGGCCATCCCCGCCATCGCCTCGGTGTCCCGCTTCACGTTGCACACCGCGGAGCCGGACGCGCACGAGGGCACCCGGGTCACGGTGGAGGGCGGCGGACCGCCGACGGTGGAGGACGCGCCGCCCCGCGTGGGCACGGTCATCACCGTGGAGGACCTCTTCTTCAACGTGCCCGCGCGCCGCAAGTTCATGCGCCAGGGCGCCACCGAGCTCAAGCACTGCGAGGAGGCCGTGGTGCGCCTGGCGCTCGCGCACCCGGAGGTCGGCTTCTTCGCCTCGCACGAGGGCAACGAGCTCTTCAGCAGCCCCGCCAGCGAGCATGATCCGCGCGAGCGCATCGCCGCGGCCCTGGGCCCCGCGTCCTTTCCGCACCTGTTCCCGGTGGAGGAGCGCCGGCTGGGCGTCGTCGTGACGGGCTACCTCGCGTCGCCGGAGTACACGCTGCCCAACGCGCGCGGCCTCTACACCTTCGTCAACCGCCGCTACATCCGCGACCGGGGCTTGATCAGCACCGTGCAGCGCGCGTTCCAGGACTACCTGCCCGCGGGCCGTCAGCCGGTGGTGGTGCTGCACATCGACGTGGAGCCCCGCGCGGTGGACGTCAACGTGCACCCCCAGAAGATGGAGGTGCGCTTCGCGGACGCCCGCGGCGTGCAGGACGCGGTCAGCGCGGCGCTGTCCCGCGTGCTGCGCGCGGCCCCGTGGCTGGGCTCGGCCGAGGAGCAGGCCGCGAACCCCCAGCCCCGCGACGCAGCCCACTACGCGCACGCCGTGGAGCGCTTCCTCACCCGCGCGCAGGAGGCCACCTGGGGCGCGCCGCTGCCCACCGCGATGGACGCCCCAGGCGGCCCTGGCGCCGGCTCGGGAGCCTCCATGCCCGCGCGCCCGCTGACGCCGTCCTACTTCACGCCGGGCGGCGGAGCCCAGGGCAGCGCGTTTCCCGGTCCGTTCCAGGGGCCGCAGGTGCCGGGACGCACGCCCGCGTTCGGCGAGGCCCAGCCCCAGCTCAACGAGGCGCCGCCTCCGGGCTATTTCGCGGCGCTGCGCCCCATGGGCCTCTTGGGCAGCCGCTTCCACGTATGTGAAGGCCCCGGTGGCACGCTGGTGGTGTTGGATCCGCACGCCGCGCTGGAGCGCGCGCGCCTCACCGCCTACATGCGCCGCCTGGACGAGGACACGAAGGCGCCGCCGCCGTCGCTCTTCGGAACGACGGTGGACCTGTCGC
This genomic interval carries:
- a CDS encoding SDR family oxidoreductase, producing MEVIQAGKGPMRIAVTGANGDYGKLLLPRLEADPGVESILVLDTKEPQGMSKGEFHRVDLTRYDAEGELTDALTERPVDALFHLAFLFGPILNGPLAHELEVIGTMNVLTAVGRARLPRLVVPSLTVTYGARGNNPALLREGSPLFGCPNSRFVNDKVEVEGQVRAFRERHPDTRTLVLRFAPLLGPSLDNPATRLLSHAVVPTLLGFDPLWQAVHEEDAGRALHLALRAEAAGDFNIVGRGVLPLSGLIRQAGARPLPLPGPLFRAALRALGAVGASTLPVALLDYMHYSWVADGERAESALGFVPLHHVRDAASALRRSQS
- the mutL gene encoding DNA mismatch repair endonuclease MutL, producing the protein MSRIARLSDVLINKIAAGEVVERPASVVKELCENSLDAGARTVRVELEGGGVGRITISDDGHGMSREDATLSLERHATSKLRELDDLFHIDSMGFRGEAIPAIASVSRFTLHTAEPDAHEGTRVTVEGGGPPTVEDAPPRVGTVITVEDLFFNVPARRKFMRQGATELKHCEEAVVRLALAHPEVGFFASHEGNELFSSPASEHDPRERIAAALGPASFPHLFPVEERRLGVVVTGYLASPEYTLPNARGLYTFVNRRYIRDRGLISTVQRAFQDYLPAGRQPVVVLHIDVEPRAVDVNVHPQKMEVRFADARGVQDAVSAALSRVLRAAPWLGSAEEQAANPQPRDAAHYAHAVERFLTRAQEATWGAPLPTAMDAPGGPGAGSGASMPARPLTPSYFTPGGGAQGSAFPGPFQGPQVPGRTPAFGEAQPQLNEAPPPGYFAALRPMGLLGSRFHVCEGPGGTLVVLDPHAALERARLTAYMRRLDEDTKAPPPSLFGTTVDLSLAAVKALVDGREALLKLGVDVEPFGGTALALKSVPPGLEGVDPRALLEALSRALPPRSAPLDVTSLAEAVRVMACHAARRASSAPLTDAQLRALLGELDRADFTPACTHGTVVVLEMPLLELERRAR